In Chitinophagaceae bacterium, the genomic window CTTTCATAGCATCATAACTTTCAGTACCATTTCTTTGGGCTTCATTACTGTTTACAAATACTACACCTATATTATTTTTTTGGGCAAACTCTGCTGCATCCAAAGTGCGGCTTTTAATTTTTTCTACAGCTAAACAATTGTTACTGCTGAACATTACCAAAACGCCATTTTCTCTGGCCTCTTGTTTTACCGATGTAAAATAGCCGGTTTTCACATTGGCCATTTGGTAATCGGCCATTGGTAATCTTGCGCCAATAGGCAATGTTTCACTGGTAACAAAAGCAAAAGAAAATACTAAAGCCAAAGGAGCAAGTATAAAAAATATTTTTTTCATTATAAACAGTTTATTAGTAAAAGAGGGATAAAGTTAACAAAAAAAATATTACCGGTAAATTTATTGTAAAAACATTGTAAATCAGGTATTTACTACCCTTTTTGCTGATATTTCTTTTAAGGAATTGATACTTACATTGAGCTCAAAACCCAGCAATAAAGCCAGGGAATTAATAAAAATTAAAGCCATCACCATCATTATGGTACCTATGGAACCATACAAGGCATTATAAGCGGCAAAGTGCGAAACAAAATAAGAAAAACCCAGGGTAGCCAAAAGGCAAAGGCTGGTAGAAAATATTACGCCGGGAGAAATAAATTTCCATCTTTTTTTTATGGCCGGCGCATACCTAAAAATAAACCCGATGGCTAAAAACAATAAGATGATGATAAAGGTCCATCGGCTATAAATAATTATATTTTTAAGGTGAACATTTTTAACCAGCAGGTTGAGCAACTGGCCTTGTAGTATGAGCAATAAAAAATATGCAAGCAATAATCCAAATAACACAAAAGTTAACCTTATGGCAATAATCCTGTTGTGCAGGCCTTTTCTTTTACTAAAGCCCATATAAGTGTTTTTATTAAACGACCGCAATACGCCCATCATTCCATTTGATGCAAAAAATAAAGAGAGCAAAAGACCAAAAGAAATAAGGCCGAATTTATTTGCCGCCAAAAAACTATCTACAAATTCTATTACTCCTTTATTGTAAGTATAGGATGGAATGATATCTCGTATCAACCTGTGCAGCTGGATTTTAATAACCCGTTTGGATATAAAAGGCAAATTGGGCAACAGGGTAAGTAAAAAAAGTAACGATGGCGGAAGCGACATTACAAAATTGAAAGAAACCGCAGATGCCCTTTCCATAATATTGTAATGGGTAAGTTGCCTGCGAAAAAAGTTAAGTACATCATATAGCGCTACACCTTCAAAGCCCGGCGGGTACCAGTTTTTACTTTTTTGCAACAACCAGGGAATGGGTGTTAAGTTGAGTAATATGCGTTGTATGCGGAGCAAAGTTATTGAGCAGGTTTATTTTGTTTGCTCAAAAATAAACTATCCAATGCTTTTTGATAAGCCTTTGCATAAATTAAATGTTGCTGGTAGGTTTCGGCAAAATTGCTGTAGCCGCTAAAATCGGGCCTGGCAACAAAAAAAATGTAATTGGTTTCCGGCGCATTGAGCACGGCATCAATTGTAGATGCAGACGCTGTACAAATTGGCCCCGGCGGAAAACCGCTATTGCGATAAGTATTATAAGGAGAGAGATAATCCAGGTGCTTATGCAACACCCTTTTTAATGCAAAATTTCGCATCGCAAATTTTACGGTTGGGTCGGCTTCAAGCCGCATATTTTTGGCAACCCTGTTTATATATACGCTTGCAATAAGGCCTTTATCTTCCTGTTTATTAGTTTCTTCTTCTACAATACTGGCAATGGTATATACCTGTTGAGGGCTTAGATTTTTATTTTTTGCTTTTTGCCTTCGCTCCTCCGTCCAAAATTTATCTTCCTCTGATTTCAGGCGTTGAAAAATTTTATTGAAAGGGGTATTCCATTTTATGCTGTAGGTATTGGGTATTATGGCAGTCATCACTGTATTGGTATCTAAATGAAATTTTGCCAAAGAATCGTTGCTTAATAAAAACCGGATGGCGGTTGTAGAATCGGTTTCAAAATAACGGGCCACTCTTGCGGCAAGGTCTTCTTTGGTACGTAATTTTGTAATTACAAAATTTACCGGCGCCTGCCAGCCACGTTTAAGTGTTTTTAAAAGGTTAATTAAGTTGCTGCCATTTTTAATTTCGTAGCGGCCGGGTTTTATATTTTTGGCATAATTTACCCTTTTGGAAACTTTATTGAACCAAAATGCGGTTTTAATAATTTTTTTATCCAGTAAGGCCTGTTTAACCTCATCATAAGATGCGCCGGTTTTAATATAAAAATATTTTCCTTCGGGTGAAGAAACCGATGGCCCATAAAGGTTCCAGCCAATATATGCACCAAAGCCCAGCATACATAAAAATAAAAATGCTAATATTTTTTTCATTACTACGGTATTATATTTAATAGGATAATGATTATTTACAGTTCTACTGCAAATAAACAAAATAAAATAACCCGGTGATTAACCGGGTTTATTTTAAACTTAATTTAAGCCTTTATTATTTTTTTGGTGAATCTACAGGCTTAGGTGCAACGGGCTGTGTGGTAAGCGGCGCCGTTGTTTCGGCAGGCGCTTTTACCGGTGCTGCAAATTGTTGTTTAAGGCTATGCAAAGCGTTGAGTAATCCTGCGTTTCTTTCTTCTTCAAATGAAAGGGCATCCCGCTTATTCACTGGCAACGACTCATAGTAGGCCTGCTGCTGCTCCATATCTTTTTGCAATGCATTGGTAATTTTTGTTGCCAGCACCGTATCCTCGGCTATATAAGCTGCAAGGGCCATTTGCAACGAAATTTGGTTTTGCTGCTGCCCACGGCTTACCATACCGTAAGGCATGTTCGATTGTAACATCCCCTGGTCGCATTTATTCAGCAATTTGCGGGCATCTTCCTTACGGCCGTTCTCTGCAAGGTTCCTGGCAGCCGAAGCATAGGCCAGGCGAATGGTATTAAGGTGCCTCCTGTTCTCTTCATCAAAATAAACACCTTGTACATTGGCATTACCAAACTTGAATTTGCTGCCCATTTTATCTACCACCCAATCCCGGTTCACTTCTTTATTATTGGCAACAGGTACCAGGCGATAGGTAAGTCCATCCTGCCTTAAGAAATTTCCAAAACCTAACTCGCCATAGGGTGAGGTAAAATAAATTGGCCTTTTCCATTTATTGGCAGCAATAATATTTAAAATAGCCGCATCATTTTTATACAAAATTGATTTAGGTATTTCAAACTGTATGCTGCTTAGCACGGAGTCGTCGGCATTTACGGTTTTGTTTTGGCGAACCAGGTTTACATCTACCGGGATGCTTACTTTTCTTGTTGGAAAAATATTAATTGCCGTTCCATCCTGCGATGCCTGTGTTTTATTGGGGCTATCGCTTCCTGCAAAATCTTTCATCATGGTATAAAGGTCCATGGGTTGAGATGGATCTGTGATACCAGCTTGTTGCAAAAACTGATTTGCCATACCGGCATTACCACCAAATACCCTTGATGCTTCATAAATAACATCACGGCTTGAGCCCTGAATTTGCTCCTTGCTCCAAATAGGGTCTATGGGATTGCTATCGTTTATTTTATAGCGAAGTTGATTTATATACCAGTCTGTTCCCAAAAGGCTGCTGTTAATTACCCTTATGTCTTTTCTTACGCCCAGCACTTCCTGTGCAAACCATAAAGGATAAGTATCATTATCGCCAAAAGAAATAACAATTGCGTTGGGTGCGCAACTTTCAAGGTAATCGGTAGCAAGGTCGGGAGCCAAAAGTTTTTTGCTCCTGTCGTGGTCGTTCCACTCCTGCGATGCCATTAATACCGGAACAGCAAGCAGGCATAAAAGCCCGGCAATTATATTACTGGTTTTAATATTTTTGATATAAGGCATTATTAGGTCTCTTACATAAAATACACCGAGACCAATCCAAATGGCAAAGGCATAAAACGAACCTACAAATGCATAATCCCTTTCACGGGGTTGATTACCTGCCTGGTTGAGGTAAATAACAATGGCAAAACCGGTAAAGAAAAAGAGCAGGCCTGTAACAAATGCATCCCGTTTATCTTTTTTAACCTGGTACATAAGGCCGAGGATACCTAAAATAAATGGTAAAGCAAACAACTTATTATTGGCTTTGTTATTCTTTAAAGTATCGGGTAATTTATTTTGATCGCCCAATCTTATTTTATCAAAAAAGCCAATACCGGTTTTCCAGTTACCGTCTCTTACGTTGCCCATATTTACGCCTTGTACATCATTTTGCTTACCGGCAAAATTCCAAAGGAAGTAGCGCCAGTACATCCAGTTTACCTGGTAACTCATAAAAAAGCCAATGTTTTCTGCCATGGTTGGGGATCTGTCCCATCTTCCCTGTTCGTCTTTATTTATTCCGGCCCAGGAGGCATAGTAATCGGCATGTTGCTGGTCGTTGCTCATATCCCACATTCGTGGAAAAATATGCTTATCCTGTGGCGCAAAAACATACTCTACTTTACGACCGTTTTTTTCATAACCGTTATCGGTTTTAATATAGGTTTCGGTAATTTTTGTGTCCTGTATTTCTGCGGTAAAATCCTGGCCGTATAAAATGGGCCAGTCGCCGTATTGCTCACGGCTTACATAACCTACCAGGTTTACCGGGTTATCTACATTAAACATATCTACCGAAGGGTTTGCGCTGCTGCGTACCAGGGTTGTAAAATAAGTTGAATAACCCAGGAGCATAAATAAAAAACTCCATAGGCCGAGTTTTAAAAAGTTCCAGCCATTTTTATTGGCCATTTTAAAACCAAAATAAGCCAGCGCTGCCATCAATACAAAGAAGAAAGCAAAGCCACTAAAAAATGGAAGTTTAAAACTGTTTACAAAAAATATATCAAGGTTTCCAGCGCCCTTAATGCTCCATTGAATTACTGCTTTTTGTACCAGGCCAGTAATACCACAGCCAATTACAAAAGCCCAAAAGGCACCCCATTTGGTAACCTTGTATCTTTTATAGTAATAAATAAGCACCAAAGCAGGAATTGCCAACAGATTCAATAAGTGTACCCCAATGGAAAGGCCCATAAGATAAAAAATGAGGATGATCCACCTGTCTGCTTTTGTAAAATGCCCTTTAATACCGTTTTTCTGTTCTTCGGTAACATTATGCTCCCATTTGAGCATTGCCCAAAAAACAATGGCAGTAAAAAAAGAGCTCAAAGCATACACTTCGCCTTCTACTGCACTAAACCAAAACGAATCGGAAAAGGTATAAGCCAATGCACCCACAACCCCGGCAGCCATAATGCTAAAAATATTGTCCTGTGTTAATTCCTTATCATCGGCAGAAACAATTTTACGGGCAAAGTGAGTGATACTCCAAAACAAAAATAAAATAGTGAAGCCGCTTGCCAGGGCACTCATAAGATTAATGCCGGTTGCAGCATGAGCCGGGCCAAATGGCGCCATAAATAACCTGCCAATCAATACAAATAAAGGGGCTCCCGGCGGATGCGGAATTTGCAATTTATAAGCGCTGGATGCAAATTCGCCACAATCCCAAAGGCTGCCACTGGCTTCCATTGTCATAATATAAACCGTACAGGCAATAAAGCATACTACCCAACCGGTAATGTTGTTGATCCGTTTAAAATTCATGTTTCCTTGTATTATAGGTGGGCAAATATAATCATGTTTGGCTTTTTGTGCTATTTGATTACATTATTTATGAATTTTTTGAATTTTTGCGAATGAATGACTCCTTTATCTTTGATAATTCTTTATATGAAAAAAGTATTTTTACAATTACACATAGCCGTGTTACTGGCGGGGTTTACGGCTATTTTAGGTAAACTGATAATGCTCAATGAAAGCTTACTGGTTTGGTGGCGGCTTTTAATTGCCCTTTCGGTTTTAGCGCTTTGGATGTGGCATAAAAAAGAGCCCGTAAAAATTTCCGTTAAAGATTTTTTTAAAATTGCTGGCGTAGGTGCGGTGGTAGTTTTTCATTGGGTAGCCTTTTACGGCAGCATAAAATATGCAAATGTTTCCGTTGCATTAGTATGCTTTTCGGCAACTGGTTTTTTTACGGCATTACTTGAACCTTTAATACTGCGAAAAAAAATAAATTATACCGAAGTATTTTTGGGCTTGCTGGTTATTGCCGGCATCTACATTATTTTTGATTTTTACCCGGCGTTTAAAACAGGCATCATATATGGAATTGTGGCGGCTGTGGGCAGCGCACTGTTTCCAATTTTCAACAAAGAACTCTTAAAACAATTTGCACCCAGGATACTCACCCTTTATGAATTTATTGGGGGTATAATTGTGCTGAGTATGATAATGCCCTTATATGTATCTGTAACCAAACCCGGCTATTATATCCCAACAAAAACAGATTTTCTATGGTTGCTCATATTGAGCATATTGTGTACCGTGGTAATGTTTCATTTGCAATTGCTAGCGCTAAAAAAAATTTCAGCATTTACCGTAAACCTCACTTATAACTTAGAACCGGTATATGGTTTACTGATGGCTTTTATATTTTTTAATGAAAATAAACTTTTTCATTCTCAATTTTACATTGGCTTATCGTTAATTATTTTATCTATTGTTTTGCACAGCTTTTTAATCCTTAAAGAAAGAAAAAAACTCTCCGCTTTGTAAATGCCCGTCAATGCAAGGCTTCGCTCAAGCCCTTCATTTGCTGCTTATCTTTTTTTTGGCGAACGAGTAAAATAAAAGGGATACAAACCAGGAAGGCAAAGCCGAGGTATAAAAATACATCCATATATGCCAGTATTGCCGATTGCTTCGTTACCATGCCATCCAACACTTTGTAGGCAGATTGCTGTGCCGCATCTGTAGAAAAGCCTTTACTCAAAAAATTATTTTTCAACAGGTCAATTCTTTGTTGCACAGCGGCATCATTTACATTCAACATAGAAACCATATCACCCCGGTACATCATGCTCCTGTTGGCAATAAATGTAGTGATACAGGCTACGCCAAAAGATCCGCCCAACTGCCGCATCATTCCTGTAAATGCTGCGCCCTGGCCAATTTGCTGGCCTTTTAAAGTACTTAAGGCCAGTGTAGTGATGGGTATAAACAGCAACCCTAGCCCTGCGCCCCTTGCTATAAGCATCCAAAAGAAATTATCGGCGCTGGTTTGTGGAGTAAGGATTTTATAACCCCAAAAACTATAAATAAAAAATATAAACAAACCAATGGCAACTAACAACTGGTGTTTAACGCCCTTGCTCAAAAGTTTACCTATTATCGGCATCATAAAAGCAGTAGTAAGCGCTGCCGGTATCATCAGCATGCCGGATTGCATGGCGGTCCACCCCAAAATACTTTGCGTATATAAAGGAATAATAAAAGTAGAACCATATAAACCAAATCCCAGGATAAAAGACATAAAAGTACCAATGCGCAAATTGCCGTTTTTTAAAACCCTCAGTTCTACAATAGGATATTTATAAGTGAATTGGCGCCATATAAAAAAGAACAAACCAAAAATGGAAGTAACCGTTAACAAAAGAATCAGGCTGCTTTCGAACCAATCGTCTTCGTGCCCTTTTTCTAAAATATATTGCAGCGAACCTACGGTAATACTCAACAAAAAAATTCCCATCCAATCTACCTGTTTAATTGATTTTTTTTCGCTGTACTTTGGGCTTTTCACAAATTGCAGCGTAAGCAATGTTGCTGCAATACCAATGGGGATATTAATAAAAAAAATATTGGGCCAGTTGTAATTATCTACAATAAAACCACCAAGTGGCGGGCCAAGCGTGGGGCCTATAATTACGCCAAGGCCATATATAGCCTGGGCCATTGCCCTTTTTTCAACAGGGTAACTCTCGGTAATAATTGTTTGTGAGGTTACTAAAAGTGCACCTCCGCCAATGCCCTGTAAAAAACGGAATGTAACCAGTTCCCAAATGCTGGTGGAATTACCGCATAAGAATGAAAAAATGGTAAAAATAATTATGGATGCTGCAAAATAATTTCTACGGCCAAATTGTTGCGAAAGCCAACTCGTCATGGGCACAATAATTACATTACCTATTGCATAAGCCGTAATTACCCAGCCCACTTCAGAAAGTGTTGCCCCAAGATTGCCCCTCATATCATTAAGCGCCACATTTACAATTGTGGTATCTACAATTTCCAGTAAAGCACATAAAATTGCCGTAAGGGTAATTACTGTTCGTCTTGCGCCATATTCAACCAGCGAATCTTCCTGCATTTTTTTAGTTTAAACTTACTTCCACTTTTACATTCATGCCGGTACGCACTTTACTAATGAGGCTGTCTGATAAATTGGAAAAATCAATTTTTACAGGCAGCCTTTGAACAACTTTTACAAAGTTGCCACTTGCATTATCTGGCGGAAGCAAGGCAAAAGTTGCGCCTGTAGCCGGTGAAAAAGAACTAATAACGCCTTCAAACCTATGTTTTGGAAATGCATCTATTTCAATTTTTACTTTTTGTCCTTCGGTCATTCTCTCCACCTGGGTTTCTTTAAAATTGGCTATTACCCATTTACTGTTATCCAATACAATACTAAAAAGTTGTGCGCCTGCCTGTATATACTGGCCTGGCTGAACCGGCACTTTTGAAACATAGCCGCTCACCTGCGCAATAATTATAGTATAAGATAAATTGAGTTGTGCATTGTTCACATCTGCCTCCCGCTGCTGAACAACAGCATTGGCGATGCCAATATTTTGCGATGTTACAACCGACTGTGAGGCTACGGCTCCGGTTTGTTGCATTGCCTGCTTTTGCTGCTGTACCAACACCTGCA contains:
- a CDS encoding redoxin domain-containing protein, which encodes MKKIFFILAPLALVFSFAFVTSETLPIGARLPMADYQMANVKTGYFTSVKQEARENGVLVMFSSNNCLAVEKIKSRTLDAAEFAQKNNIGVVFVNSNEAQRNGTESYDAMKAYFNANKYDWSYVLDAKNALANAFGANFTPEIFLFDKNMTLVYHGAIDNNLNESGAVTHKHLLEALSAVSANKPVSVTESPVTGCAINRLMSN
- a CDS encoding YihY/virulence factor BrkB family protein; amino-acid sequence: MLRIQRILLNLTPIPWLLQKSKNWYPPGFEGVALYDVLNFFRRQLTHYNIMERASAVSFNFVMSLPPSLLFLLTLLPNLPFISKRVIKIQLHRLIRDIIPSYTYNKGVIEFVDSFLAANKFGLISFGLLLSLFFASNGMMGVLRSFNKNTYMGFSKRKGLHNRIIAIRLTFVLFGLLLAYFLLLILQGQLLNLLVKNVHLKNIIIYSRWTFIIILLFLAIGFIFRYAPAIKKRWKFISPGVIFSTSLCLLATLGFSYFVSHFAAYNALYGSIGTIMMVMALIFINSLALLLGFELNVSINSLKEISAKRVVNT
- the mltG gene encoding endolytic transglycosylase MltG — its product is MKKILAFLFLCMLGFGAYIGWNLYGPSVSSPEGKYFYIKTGASYDEVKQALLDKKIIKTAFWFNKVSKRVNYAKNIKPGRYEIKNGSNLINLLKTLKRGWQAPVNFVITKLRTKEDLAARVARYFETDSTTAIRFLLSNDSLAKFHLDTNTVMTAIIPNTYSIKWNTPFNKIFQRLKSEEDKFWTEERRQKAKNKNLSPQQVYTIASIVEEETNKQEDKGLIASVYINRVAKNMRLEADPTVKFAMRNFALKRVLHKHLDYLSPYNTYRNSGFPPGPICTASASTIDAVLNAPETNYIFFVARPDFSGYSNFAETYQQHLIYAKAYQKALDSLFLSKQNKPAQ
- a CDS encoding DUF2723 domain-containing protein is translated as MNFKRINNITGWVVCFIACTVYIMTMEASGSLWDCGEFASSAYKLQIPHPPGAPLFVLIGRLFMAPFGPAHAATGINLMSALASGFTILFLFWSITHFARKIVSADDKELTQDNIFSIMAAGVVGALAYTFSDSFWFSAVEGEVYALSSFFTAIVFWAMLKWEHNVTEEQKNGIKGHFTKADRWIILIFYLMGLSIGVHLLNLLAIPALVLIYYYKRYKVTKWGAFWAFVIGCGITGLVQKAVIQWSIKGAGNLDIFFVNSFKLPFFSGFAFFFVLMAALAYFGFKMANKNGWNFLKLGLWSFLFMLLGYSTYFTTLVRSSANPSVDMFNVDNPVNLVGYVSREQYGDWPILYGQDFTAEIQDTKITETYIKTDNGYEKNGRKVEYVFAPQDKHIFPRMWDMSNDQQHADYYASWAGINKDEQGRWDRSPTMAENIGFFMSYQVNWMYWRYFLWNFAGKQNDVQGVNMGNVRDGNWKTGIGFFDKIRLGDQNKLPDTLKNNKANNKLFALPFILGILGLMYQVKKDKRDAFVTGLLFFFTGFAIVIYLNQAGNQPRERDYAFVGSFYAFAIWIGLGVFYVRDLIMPYIKNIKTSNIIAGLLCLLAVPVLMASQEWNDHDRSKKLLAPDLATDYLESCAPNAIVISFGDNDTYPLWFAQEVLGVRKDIRVINSSLLGTDWYINQLRYKINDSNPIDPIWSKEQIQGSSRDVIYEASRVFGGNAGMANQFLQQAGITDPSQPMDLYTMMKDFAGSDSPNKTQASQDGTAINIFPTRKVSIPVDVNLVRQNKTVNADDSVLSSIQFEIPKSILYKNDAAILNIIAANKWKRPIYFTSPYGELGFGNFLRQDGLTYRLVPVANNKEVNRDWVVDKMGSKFKFGNANVQGVYFDEENRRHLNTIRLAYASAARNLAENGRKEDARKLLNKCDQGMLQSNMPYGMVSRGQQQNQISLQMALAAYIAEDTVLATKITNALQKDMEQQQAYYESLPVNKRDALSFEEERNAGLLNALHSLKQQFAAPVKAPAETTAPLTTQPVAPKPVDSPKK
- a CDS encoding DMT family transporter, whose protein sequence is MKKVFLQLHIAVLLAGFTAILGKLIMLNESLLVWWRLLIALSVLALWMWHKKEPVKISVKDFFKIAGVGAVVVFHWVAFYGSIKYANVSVALVCFSATGFFTALLEPLILRKKINYTEVFLGLLVIAGIYIIFDFYPAFKTGIIYGIVAAVGSALFPIFNKELLKQFAPRILTLYEFIGGIIVLSMIMPLYVSVTKPGYYIPTKTDFLWLLILSILCTVVMFHLQLLALKKISAFTVNLTYNLEPVYGLLMAFIFFNENKLFHSQFYIGLSLIILSIVLHSFLILKERKKLSAL
- a CDS encoding DHA2 family efflux MFS transporter permease subunit, yielding MQEDSLVEYGARRTVITLTAILCALLEIVDTTIVNVALNDMRGNLGATLSEVGWVITAYAIGNVIIVPMTSWLSQQFGRRNYFAASIIIFTIFSFLCGNSTSIWELVTFRFLQGIGGGALLVTSQTIITESYPVEKRAMAQAIYGLGVIIGPTLGPPLGGFIVDNYNWPNIFFINIPIGIAATLLTLQFVKSPKYSEKKSIKQVDWMGIFLLSITVGSLQYILEKGHEDDWFESSLILLLTVTSIFGLFFFIWRQFTYKYPIVELRVLKNGNLRIGTFMSFILGFGLYGSTFIIPLYTQSILGWTAMQSGMLMIPAALTTAFMMPIIGKLLSKGVKHQLLVAIGLFIFFIYSFWGYKILTPQTSADNFFWMLIARGAGLGLLFIPITTLALSTLKGQQIGQGAAFTGMMRQLGGSFGVACITTFIANRSMMYRGDMVSMLNVNDAAVQQRIDLLKNNFLSKGFSTDAAQQSAYKVLDGMVTKQSAILAYMDVFLYLGFAFLVCIPFILLVRQKKDKQQMKGLSEALH